From a single Bradyrhizobium sediminis genomic region:
- the phoB gene encoding phosphate regulon transcriptional regulator PhoB produces MSARIMVVEDEEALTTLLRYNLDAEGYDVETVGRGDDADTRLKERVPDLVVLDWMLPGLSGIELCRRLRARPETRQLPIIMLTARGEESERVRGLATGADDYIVKPFSVPELLARVKGLLRRASPERLATVLTYGDLELDREKRRVARSGRPIDLGPTEYRLLEFFLEHPGRVFSREQLLDSVWGRDIYIDERTVDVHIGRLRKLLNPGREQDPIRTVRGAGYALDDRFAKAE; encoded by the coding sequence ATGAGCGCGCGCATTATGGTGGTGGAAGACGAGGAAGCGCTCACCACGCTGTTGCGCTACAACCTCGATGCCGAAGGCTACGACGTCGAAACCGTCGGGCGCGGCGACGACGCCGACACGAGGCTGAAGGAGCGCGTGCCCGATCTGGTCGTGCTCGACTGGATGCTGCCCGGCCTGTCCGGCATCGAACTGTGCCGCCGCCTGCGGGCGCGGCCGGAGACGCGGCAGCTGCCGATCATCATGCTGACCGCGCGCGGCGAGGAGAGCGAGCGCGTGCGCGGGCTCGCCACCGGTGCCGACGATTACATCGTAAAACCCTTTTCGGTGCCGGAATTGCTGGCGCGGGTGAAGGGCCTGTTGCGCCGCGCCAGTCCCGAGCGGCTGGCCACCGTGCTGACCTATGGCGACCTCGAACTCGACCGCGAAAAGCGCCGCGTCGCGCGCTCCGGCCGCCCGATCGATCTCGGCCCGACCGAGTATCGCCTGCTGGAATTTTTCCTCGAGCATCCCGGGAGAGTGTTCAGCCGCGAGCAGCTGCTCGACAGCGTCTGGGGCCGCGACATCTATATCGACGAGCGCACCGTCGACGTGCACATCGGCCGCCTGCGCAAACTGCTCAACCCCGGCCGCGAGCAGGACCCGATCCGCACCGTCCGCGGCGCGGGTTATGCGCTGGACGACAGGTTCGCCAAGGCGGAGTAA
- a CDS encoding GcrA family cell cycle regulator: MTVLTWSDDRVEQLKKLWEAGLSASQIAAELGNVTRNAVIGKVHRLGLSGRAKSPSTSAAPRQRKARPAQHMMRVSRPVSRGNTALAHAFEVEMEPDPIAYDNVVPMSQRLSLLELNEATCHWPVGDPSSPEFFFCGGKALTSLPYCAHHSRIAYQPASDRRRQPAKPTR, encoded by the coding sequence ATGACGGTATTGACCTGGTCCGACGATCGCGTTGAGCAGTTGAAAAAGCTCTGGGAGGCCGGACTTTCGGCCAGCCAGATCGCCGCGGAACTTGGAAATGTGACGCGGAATGCGGTAATCGGCAAAGTCCACCGGCTCGGCCTGTCCGGCCGCGCCAAGAGCCCCTCCACCTCGGCCGCGCCCCGCCAACGCAAGGCGCGCCCGGCCCAGCACATGATGCGGGTGTCGCGTCCGGTGTCGCGCGGCAATACCGCCTTGGCCCATGCCTTCGAAGTCGAGATGGAGCCGGATCCGATCGCCTACGACAACGTGGTGCCGATGAGCCAGCGGCTGTCGCTGCTGGAATTGAACGAAGCCACCTGCCACTGGCCGGTCGGCGATCCCTCGAGCCCGGAATTCTTCTTCTGCGGCGGCAAGGCGCTGACCAGCCTGCCCTATTGCGCGCACCACTCGCGCATCGCCTACCAGCCGGCCAGCGACCGCCGCCGGCAACCGGCGAAGCCGACGCGGTAA
- a CDS encoding aspartate aminotransferase family protein, translated as MTKSATSHLLPVFARVDLGFERGEGAWLIATNGERYLDFTSGVAVNALGHCHPHLVAALQEQATKLWHMSNLFKSPDGDKLAARLCEESFADFVFFCNSGAEAMECAIKIARRYHAAKGHPERYRLVTFEGAFHGRTLGTLAATGSAKYLEGFGPPLDGFDQVPHGDLEAVKKAIGPQTAGILIEPVQGEGGVRTAPNSFFKALRQLCDDNGLLLIFDEVQTGMGRTGDLFAYKRLGVVPDVMPLAKALGGGFPIGACLASAEAASGMTPGSHGSTFGGNPLAVAAANAVLDVMLKPGFFEHVQKMSLLLKQKLASVVDRYPEVLAEVRGEGLLVGVKAVVPSGDLVTALRDQKLLTVGAGDNVVRFLAPLIVSEAEIEESVSRLERACIALSGDQLKKAAG; from the coding sequence ATGACCAAGAGCGCGACGTCGCATCTGCTCCCCGTATTCGCCAGGGTCGACCTCGGTTTCGAGCGTGGCGAGGGCGCGTGGCTGATCGCGACCAACGGCGAGCGTTATCTCGATTTCACCAGCGGCGTCGCGGTCAATGCGCTCGGCCATTGCCATCCGCATCTGGTCGCCGCATTGCAGGAGCAGGCCACAAAACTCTGGCACATGTCGAACCTGTTCAAGAGCCCGGACGGCGACAAGCTTGCCGCGCGGCTGTGCGAAGAGAGCTTTGCCGATTTCGTGTTCTTCTGCAATTCCGGCGCCGAAGCGATGGAATGCGCGATCAAGATCGCGCGCCGTTATCACGCCGCCAAGGGACACCCCGAACGCTATCGCCTCGTCACCTTCGAAGGCGCGTTCCACGGCCGCACGCTGGGGACGCTGGCGGCGACCGGCTCGGCGAAATATCTCGAAGGCTTCGGACCGCCGCTGGATGGCTTCGACCAGGTGCCGCATGGCGATCTCGAAGCGGTGAAGAAGGCGATCGGTCCGCAGACCGCGGGCATCCTGATCGAGCCGGTGCAGGGCGAGGGCGGCGTGCGCACCGCGCCGAATTCATTCTTCAAGGCGCTACGCCAGCTTTGCGACGACAACGGCCTGCTGCTGATCTTCGACGAGGTGCAGACCGGCATGGGCCGTACCGGCGATCTCTTTGCCTATAAGCGCCTCGGCGTGGTGCCCGACGTGATGCCGCTGGCCAAAGCGCTCGGCGGCGGTTTTCCGATCGGCGCCTGTCTCGCGTCCGCGGAGGCCGCCTCCGGCATGACGCCGGGTTCGCACGGCTCGACCTTCGGCGGCAATCCGCTGGCGGTCGCCGCCGCCAACGCGGTGCTCGATGTGATGCTGAAGCCCGGCTTCTTCGAGCACGTGCAGAAGATGTCGCTGCTGCTCAAGCAGAAGCTGGCTTCGGTGGTCGATCGTTATCCCGAGGTGCTCGCGGAAGTTCGCGGCGAAGGCCTCCTGGTCGGCGTCAAGGCGGTAGTGCCCTCGGGCGATCTGGTCACGGCGCTGCGCGACCAGAAACTGCTCACGGTCGGCGCCGGCGACAATGTGGTGCGGTTCCTGGCGCCGCTGATCGTGAGCGAAGCCGAGATCGAGGAATCCGTGAGCCGCCTCGAACGCGCCTGCATCGCGCTGTCGGGCGACCAGTTGAAGAAGGCGGCGGGGTGA
- the argF gene encoding ornithine carbamoyltransferase, translating into MSKALRHFLDINELPPKELRNMLAASVAMKAKLKAHEKSKKPLEGKTLAMIFERPSTRTRVSFDVGMRQLGGESIMLTGAEMQLGRGETIADTARVLSRYVDAIMIRILNHDALLELAAHATVPVINGLTRRSHPCQVMADLMTFEEHRGPIEGRTVAWTGDDNNVLASWAHAAERFKFKLNVATPPQLAPNKAMKDWIKATQAPIVLGSDPEAAVRGADCVVTDTWVSMGDKDGEHRHNVLKPYQVNAKLMSLAKKDAVFMHCLPAHRGDEVTDEVIDGPQSVVFDEAENRLHAQKGILAWCFDAVA; encoded by the coding sequence ATGAGCAAGGCCCTTCGTCATTTCCTCGATATCAACGAATTGCCGCCCAAGGAGCTGCGCAACATGCTGGCCGCCAGCGTCGCCATGAAGGCGAAGCTGAAGGCGCATGAGAAATCCAAGAAGCCGCTCGAAGGCAAGACGCTGGCGATGATCTTCGAACGGCCCTCGACCCGCACGCGGGTATCGTTCGACGTCGGCATGCGCCAGCTCGGCGGTGAATCGATCATGCTGACCGGCGCGGAGATGCAGCTCGGCCGCGGCGAGACGATCGCCGACACCGCGCGCGTGCTGTCGCGCTACGTCGACGCCATCATGATCCGCATCCTCAACCACGATGCGCTGCTGGAACTCGCCGCCCACGCCACCGTGCCCGTGATCAACGGGCTGACGCGGCGCTCGCATCCCTGCCAGGTGATGGCGGATCTGATGACCTTCGAGGAGCATCGCGGCCCGATCGAGGGCCGCACCGTGGCCTGGACCGGTGACGACAACAACGTGCTGGCCTCCTGGGCGCATGCGGCGGAGCGCTTCAAGTTCAAGCTCAACGTCGCCACCCCGCCGCAGCTCGCGCCGAACAAGGCGATGAAGGACTGGATCAAGGCGACGCAGGCGCCGATCGTGCTCGGCAGCGACCCGGAAGCCGCCGTGCGCGGCGCCGACTGCGTCGTCACCGACACCTGGGTGTCGATGGGCGACAAGGACGGCGAGCACCGCCACAATGTGCTGAAGCCCTACCAGGTCAACGCCAAGTTGATGTCGCTGGCCAAAAAGGATGCGGTGTTCATGCATTGCCTGCCCGCGCATCGCGGCGACGAGGTCACCGACGAGGTGATCGACGGCCCGCAGTCGGTGGTGTTCGACGAGGCCGAAAACCGCCTGCACGCGCAAAAGGGTATTTTGGCCTGGTGCTTCGATGCGGTGGCGTGA
- a CDS encoding Hsp33 family molecular chaperone, which yields MTSQSPDMKISQETPIRAPSSVPVDDAVLPFEVASLDLRGRLTRLGPALDDVLTKHDYPAPVGKLLGEAIVLATLLGSSLKFDGRFILQTQTDGPVSFLIVDFQAPDRLRAYARYDAKRLKEGQDSGALLGKGHLAMTIDQGPDMSRYQGLVALDGGSLEDAAHEYFLRSEQIPTRVRLAVGEEWRGGGDGPKHRWRAGGVLLQFLPKAPERARQADLHPGDAPEGAVTHTVAEDDAWIEGQSLISTVEDIELIDPDLSGERLLYRLFHERGVRVFAPLSLRAQCSCSRDAVSAMLKSFAPDDRAAMVKDDKVLVTCEFCSSVYQFTPHEAGVEE from the coding sequence ATGACGTCACAATCCCCCGACATGAAAATCTCCCAGGAAACCCCGATCCGCGCGCCGTCGTCTGTGCCGGTCGACGATGCGGTGCTGCCGTTCGAGGTCGCTTCCCTCGATCTGCGCGGCCGTTTGACCCGGCTCGGCCCCGCGCTCGACGACGTCCTCACCAAGCACGATTATCCGGCCCCGGTCGGCAAGCTGCTCGGCGAGGCGATCGTGCTGGCGACGCTGCTCGGCTCGTCGCTGAAATTCGACGGCCGCTTCATCCTGCAGACCCAGACTGACGGCCCGGTGTCGTTCCTGATCGTGGACTTCCAGGCCCCGGATCGCCTGCGCGCCTATGCGCGCTACGACGCCAAGCGGCTGAAGGAGGGCCAGGATTCCGGCGCGCTGCTCGGCAAGGGCCATCTCGCCATGACCATCGATCAGGGCCCGGACATGAGCCGCTATCAGGGGCTGGTGGCGCTGGATGGCGGCAGCCTCGAAGACGCCGCGCACGAATACTTCCTGCGTTCCGAACAGATACCGACGCGGGTACGTCTCGCCGTCGGCGAGGAATGGCGCGGCGGCGGCGATGGACCGAAGCACCGCTGGCGCGCCGGCGGCGTGCTGCTGCAGTTCCTGCCCAAGGCGCCGGAGCGGGCGCGGCAGGCCGATCTGCATCCGGGCGACGCGCCGGAAGGCGCGGTCACCCACACGGTGGCGGAAGACGACGCCTGGATCGAAGGCCAGTCGCTGATCTCGACGGTGGAGGATATCGAGCTGATCGATCCGGATCTGTCCGGCGAGCGGCTGCTCTATCGTCTGTTCCACGAGCGCGGCGTTCGCGTGTTCGCGCCGCTGTCCTTGCGCGCGCAATGCTCCTGTTCGCGCGACGCGGTGTCGGCGATGCTGAAGAGCTTCGCACCTGACGACCGCGCCGCGATGGTCAAGGACGACAAGGTGTTGGTGACCTGCGAGTTCTGCTCGTCGGTCTACCAGTTCACCCCGCACGAGGCGGGCGTGGAGGAGTAG